Proteins from one Desulfonema limicola genomic window:
- a CDS encoding CTP synthase, with product MACNTKYIFVTGGVLSSLGKGLASASIGALLESRGLTVTIQKLDPYINVDPGTMNPFQHGEVFVTDDGAETDLDLGHYERFTHAVMGQKNNFTSGRIYYSVIKKERRGDYLGGTVQVIPHITDEIKESIRIASEGVDVLIVEIGGTIGDIESLPFLEAIRQFKTDAGKDNVIYIHLTLVPYIATAGEVKTKPTQHSVKELRSIGIQPDILLCRTVSSLSDSIKSKIALFCNVEKESVITAKDVDCIYEVPLGFHKEGLDDRIVEKLQIWTRAPRLEAWEKFVSQYKSPEFCVNIAIVGKYVDLTESYKSLNEALHHGGVPNRSKVNLLFIDSETITANNCMEKLKNADGILVPGGFGPRGIEGKICAANYARENKIPYFGICLGMHIAVIEFARNVAGLEKAHGTEFDMTTPEPVIYLMTEWYDEKTKTIQTRDISTEKGGTMRLGAYPCCLEQGTLAIEAYKNQEISERHRHRYEFNNLYKERLEQKGLIVSGMSPDKELVEIVELTDHPWFLGCQFHPEFKSSPMNPHPLFVSFIKASLENSKK from the coding sequence ATGGCTTGTAACACAAAATATATTTTTGTAACCGGGGGTGTGCTTTCATCCCTGGGAAAAGGGCTTGCTTCTGCATCTATCGGCGCTTTGCTTGAAAGCCGGGGGCTTACAGTAACGATTCAAAAGCTTGACCCTTACATAAATGTTGATCCTGGAACAATGAACCCTTTTCAGCACGGAGAAGTTTTTGTTACTGATGATGGTGCTGAAACTGATCTTGATCTTGGGCATTATGAACGATTTACCCATGCAGTAATGGGGCAGAAAAACAATTTCACAAGCGGCAGAATTTATTATTCTGTTATTAAAAAAGAAAGGCGGGGGGATTATCTTGGAGGCACAGTTCAAGTTATTCCACATATTACAGATGAAATAAAAGAAAGCATCCGTATTGCATCTGAAGGCGTTGATGTTTTAATAGTTGAAATAGGAGGCACAATCGGAGATATTGAAAGTCTTCCTTTTCTTGAAGCTATCCGCCAGTTTAAAACAGATGCAGGCAAGGATAATGTAATTTATATCCACCTGACCCTTGTTCCTTATATTGCAACTGCCGGAGAGGTTAAAACAAAACCAACCCAGCATAGTGTAAAAGAATTAAGAAGCATTGGAATCCAGCCTGACATACTTCTGTGCAGAACAGTCAGCTCCCTTTCTGACAGCATAAAATCCAAGATTGCCCTTTTCTGCAATGTGGAAAAAGAATCTGTAATAACAGCTAAGGATGTGGATTGTATATACGAAGTACCCCTTGGATTTCACAAGGAAGGCCTGGATGACAGAATTGTTGAAAAACTCCAGATATGGACCCGTGCCCCGCGTCTTGAAGCATGGGAAAAGTTTGTCAGCCAATATAAATCCCCTGAGTTTTGCGTTAATATTGCTATTGTAGGAAAATATGTTGATCTGACAGAATCCTATAAAAGTCTAAATGAAGCACTTCATCACGGCGGTGTCCCCAACCGCAGTAAAGTCAATCTTTTATTTATTGACTCGGAAACCATTACAGCCAATAACTGCATGGAAAAACTAAAAAATGCAGATGGTATTCTGGTTCCAGGAGGTTTTGGCCCGCGGGGTATTGAAGGAAAAATCTGTGCTGCAAATTATGCACGGGAAAATAAAATACCGTATTTTGGTATATGCCTTGGTATGCACATTGCCGTTATTGAGTTTGCAAGAAATGTTGCAGGTCTGGAAAAAGCACATGGAACAGAGTTTGACATGACAACACCTGAGCCTGTGATTTATCTGATGACAGAGTGGTATGATGAAAAGACAAAAACCATTCAAACACGTGATATATCAACAGAAAAAGGCGGCACAATGAGACTGGGAGCATATCCCTGCTGCCTTGAACAGGGTACCCTGGCAATAGAAGCGTATAAGAACCAGGAAATATCTGAGCGCCACAGGCACAGATATGAATTTAATAATTTATACAAAGAACGGCTTGAACAAAAGGGTCTGATTGTAAGCGGAATGTCACCTGACAAAGAACTGGTTGAAATTGTTGAACTTACAGATCATCCCTGGTTTCTGGGATGCCAGTTTCACCCGGAATTCAAATCCAGCCCTATGAATCCGCACCCTTTGTTTGTATCATTTATTAAAGCATCCCTGGAAAATTCAAAAAAATAG
- a CDS encoding caspase family protein, with the protein MKKRYCIIFCILFFPVFFACKTDIKQEPVKKDGMVYGITKGAFRHNWWNYYERGVSFADGRLWPQAEADFREAVSLWDTDERRARTYGMHFIDYFPHRELGTALFYQDRFEEAAKELEKSLSFVKTAKAELYLDRARKAYIEQKRLDKTPPGITIEYPGKNAVLNDFKIIVKGRASDDTFVKEVLVNNKAFQIDLSGQVIDFKQEISLSPGKNDIMLEARDLTGKITKTTHTIMCDRAGPILNIDDILHSSGSEYILKGYAYDDSQIRNITVNKKIISENPGSEVLIDYSFQLASNEKIEITALDAAGNQTRAVLSPPKNQPEISAYKNKESYYASLVSDALYYAGMDKNQAEQRGRAIAAPPPVKSRYCESLGEYYALITGINEYEQWPVLKTAVNDAMGMKDVLVRRYGFKEENVVLRINEQADWNTMLNDLRQMAGRLTECDNLLIYFAGHGKVDPLTNGGSWIPVNGSLNNATTWVSNSAITEIFSSEGVIGKNIVIIADSCYSGTLLREGSTTVSDTEEDYQTRLLELGSKKSRQIITSGGNEPVADSGMDNHSIFAYYLLRSLEENQRPIIDIENLMLSYVWKYVTEKGGQRPNIGRLKTPMDDYGQFVLALGGILPEGLEIPSFSRMRRTHETPVSSNYSDYIDKNPPKIEVKKWIPKKTVFQDKAYLEGKAEDETGIQILLLTGIIS; encoded by the coding sequence ATGAAAAAAAGATATTGTATTATTTTCTGCATCCTGTTTTTTCCCGTATTTTTCGCATGTAAAACAGATATAAAACAAGAACCCGTAAAAAAAGACGGCATGGTTTACGGCATTACCAAAGGAGCGTTCAGGCATAACTGGTGGAATTATTATGAACGCGGGGTTTCCTTTGCAGACGGCAGATTGTGGCCCCAGGCCGAGGCTGATTTCAGGGAAGCTGTTTCCCTGTGGGATACTGATGAAAGAAGGGCGAGAACATATGGAATGCACTTTATTGATTATTTCCCGCATCGGGAGCTTGGCACAGCCCTTTTTTACCAGGACAGGTTTGAAGAGGCTGCAAAGGAGCTTGAAAAATCTCTTTCTTTTGTTAAAACTGCAAAAGCAGAGTTGTATTTAGACAGGGCAAGAAAAGCTTATATTGAACAAAAAAGGCTGGATAAAACTCCCCCTGGAATTACAATTGAATATCCAGGAAAGAATGCAGTTTTAAATGATTTTAAGATCATTGTTAAAGGACGGGCATCAGACGATACCTTTGTTAAAGAGGTGCTTGTCAATAATAAAGCCTTTCAGATTGATCTTTCCGGACAAGTCATAGATTTTAAACAGGAAATTTCCCTGTCCCCCGGGAAGAACGATATCATGCTTGAAGCCAGGGATTTGACAGGAAAAATTACAAAAACAACACATACAATAATGTGCGACAGGGCAGGCCCTATTTTAAATATTGACGATATTCTGCACTCATCAGGCAGCGAATACATATTAAAAGGATATGCTTATGATGATTCCCAAATCAGAAATATAACGGTAAACAAAAAAATCATATCAGAAAATCCAGGCAGTGAAGTCCTTATAGATTATTCATTTCAACTGGCATCTAATGAAAAGATAGAAATTACCGCCCTGGATGCGGCAGGAAACCAGACCCGCGCAGTACTCTCTCCTCCCAAAAATCAGCCTGAAATCAGCGCATACAAAAACAAAGAAAGCTATTATGCCTCCCTGGTGTCAGATGCTTTGTACTATGCAGGCATGGATAAAAACCAGGCAGAACAAAGAGGCAGGGCTATTGCCGCCCCTCCTCCTGTAAAATCTCGTTATTGCGAATCCCTTGGAGAATATTATGCACTGATTACAGGCATTAATGAATATGAGCAATGGCCCGTGCTTAAAACAGCCGTAAATGATGCAATGGGTATGAAAGATGTTCTTGTCAGGCGCTATGGTTTTAAAGAAGAAAATGTAGTGCTAAGGATTAATGAGCAGGCTGACTGGAATACAATGCTCAATGATTTAAGACAAATGGCAGGCAGGCTGACTGAATGCGATAACCTGCTCATATATTTTGCAGGACACGGCAAGGTTGATCCCCTGACAAACGGGGGATCGTGGATACCGGTCAACGGCAGTTTAAATAATGCAACCACCTGGGTAAGCAATTCAGCCATTACTGAAATTTTCAGTTCTGAAGGCGTAATAGGCAAAAATATTGTTATTATTGCAGATTCATGTTATTCCGGCACGCTTTTACGTGAAGGCTCCACTACGGTTTCAGATACCGAGGAGGATTATCAGACAAGGCTTCTGGAACTGGGATCAAAAAAATCCAGGCAGATTATAACATCAGGCGGAAATGAACCTGTTGCAGACAGCGGGATGGATAATCACAGCATTTTTGCATATTACCTGCTCAGGTCCCTGGAGGAAAACCAAAGACCCATTATTGACATAGAAAATCTTATGTTATCGTATGTTTGGAAATATGTAACTGAAAAAGGGGGACAAAGACCTAATATCGGGAGGCTTAAAACACCAATGGATGATTATGGACAGTTTGTACTGGCATTAGGAGGCATACTTCCCGAGGGACTTGAAATTCCCAGTTTCAGCAGGATGAGGCGGACACATGAAACTCCTGTCAGTAGTAACTATTCTGATTATATTGATAAAAATCCGCCCAAGATTGAGGTAAAAAAATGGATCCCGAAAAAAACCGTATTCCAGGATAAGGCATACCTGGAAGGCAAGGCAGAAGATGAAACCGGCATTCAAATATTATTATTAACGGGGATAATATCTTAA
- a CDS encoding AAA family ATPase — MTTKKLPIGLSDFKELIENDYYYIDKTKYIQEIIKSSSKILLLPRPRRFGKTLNLSMLKDFFENTGENHKQLFKGLEIEKHEVFELHQGKYPVIFLTFKDVKHLNWSDCLNGLKSVVYYEYARHRYLIEKDTLFPEEKKYFQQVIEGSLPDADYNDALKKLSMYLGRCYNMPVVILIDEYDTPIHAGYAKGYYEQIISFMRNFLSGGLKDNTYLFKGVLTGILRVAKESVFSGLNNLGVYTLLDKEFNTFFGFTEPETANLLKDYDLSNRFNEVSSWYNGYNFGGEIIYNPWSILQFTHRNPDFPAPYWVNTADTGIIDRLATGEGRELKEEIGQLLEGNTIIKPVYDSIVMKDLETGENMIWSFLLFSGYLKTVKNMDFETWELKVPNEEVRYIYRNMIRVWFDRKVRSASLEEMTKALQEGDIKLFEIMLRKVVIQVMSYHDLGGEPEKVYHALVLGMLVWMSFAYEIRSNRESGYGRYDIMMKPKDLKKHGIIIEFKMVDEEKTPEQTLKKAMEQIEKRKYAAELQASGIKEIIKIAVAFKGKELWIEHR, encoded by the coding sequence ATGACAACAAAAAAACTCCCAATAGGATTATCAGATTTTAAAGAGTTGATAGAAAATGATTACTATTACATTGATAAAACAAAATATATCCAGGAGATTATAAAGTCCTCATCAAAAATACTTCTGCTGCCCAGACCCCGGCGTTTTGGCAAAACCCTTAACTTGAGTATGCTCAAAGATTTTTTTGAAAATACAGGGGAAAATCATAAACAACTTTTCAAAGGACTGGAAATTGAAAAACACGAGGTTTTTGAACTTCACCAGGGAAAATATCCTGTAATTTTCCTGACATTTAAAGATGTAAAACATCTTAACTGGTCTGACTGCCTGAACGGATTAAAATCAGTTGTTTATTATGAATATGCAAGGCACCGTTATCTTATTGAAAAAGATACCTTGTTTCCTGAAGAAAAAAAATATTTTCAACAAGTAATAGAAGGAAGCCTGCCTGATGCTGATTATAATGACGCTTTAAAAAAACTCAGCATGTACCTGGGACGCTGTTACAATATGCCGGTTGTCATACTGATTGACGAATACGACACGCCCATTCATGCAGGTTATGCCAAAGGCTATTATGAGCAGATCATCAGCTTTATGCGAAACTTCCTCAGCGGGGGATTAAAAGACAATACCTATCTGTTTAAAGGAGTTTTAACCGGCATCCTTCGTGTTGCAAAGGAATCCGTGTTTTCAGGTCTGAATAATCTCGGTGTTTATACACTTTTGGATAAAGAATTTAATACCTTTTTCGGATTTACAGAACCAGAGACAGCAAATCTGCTTAAAGATTACGATCTGTCAAACAGGTTTAATGAAGTTTCCTCATGGTATAACGGCTATAATTTCGGCGGGGAAATAATCTATAACCCCTGGTCAATCTTGCAGTTTACCCACAGAAACCCTGATTTTCCTGCTCCATACTGGGTAAATACCGCAGACACGGGCATAATTGACCGGCTTGCAACAGGAGAAGGCAGGGAATTGAAAGAGGAAATTGGACAGCTTCTTGAAGGAAACACCATAATAAAGCCAGTTTATGACAGTATTGTAATGAAAGACCTGGAAACAGGCGAAAACATGATTTGGAGTTTCCTTCTTTTCAGCGGCTATCTGAAAACTGTAAAAAACATGGATTTTGAAACCTGGGAACTTAAAGTACCCAATGAGGAAGTGCGTTATATTTACAGGAATATGATACGGGTATGGTTTGACAGGAAGGTAAGATCAGCTTCTCTTGAAGAAATGACAAAAGCATTGCAGGAAGGCGATATAAAGCTGTTTGAAATCATGCTCCGTAAAGTTGTAATCCAGGTTATGAGTTATCACGATCTGGGCGGGGAGCCTGAAAAGGTTTATCATGCCCTGGTTCTTGGAATGCTGGTCTGGATGTCCTTTGCCTATGAAATCCGTTCAAACCGGGAATCTGGATATGGAAGATATGATATTATGATGAAACCAAAGGATTTAAAAAAGCACGGCATTATCATTGAATTTAAAATGGTGGATGAGGAAAAAACCCCTGAACAGACCTTAAAAAAAGCAATGGAACAGATTGAAAAAAGAAAATACGCAGCAGAACTTCAGGCATCAGGAATAAAGGAAATTATTAAAATTGCGGTTGCATTCAAAGGCAAGGAGCTTTGGATTGAGCATCGGTAA
- a CDS encoding OmpP1/FadL family transporter — MKKIFFLICIILTGSIQLSHAQDFLQRIEIPSSPNPVGSGARALGMGGAFIGVADDATAASWNPGGLIQLELPEISFVGMGFHRTDDNDFTNNPEASGTQSVSKTGINYFSAAYPFQLLERNMIVSLSYQNLYDFTRKWSFPIYQKGIDWHIDQNVDYQSDGSLSALGLAYCIEILPRISLGMTLNLWNDWFKRNEWETKHYQWGTGEDGGDAFTFESRSIDEYSFNGFNANFGILWKINGRLTLGAVLKTPFEADLEIRHNSFVSRQYTDLGYGSVNEIDTVEDAELQMPLSFGVGASYRFSKAFTASMDLYGTKWDDFILESGNGKKTSPITGLSEAESDIDPALQLRLGAEYLFIQPKYAVPVRAGLFYDPAPAQGSPDNIYGISMGSGFAYKKYIFDAAYQYRFARNIGESILNAWGFSQDIDEHTLYFSLIVHF, encoded by the coding sequence GTGAAAAAGATATTTTTTTTAATTTGTATTATTTTAACAGGCTCAATCCAATTATCCCATGCCCAGGATTTTCTCCAAAGGATTGAGATTCCATCTTCCCCTAATCCTGTTGGTTCAGGAGCCAGGGCTTTGGGCATGGGCGGGGCTTTTATCGGTGTTGCAGATGATGCAACTGCCGCATCATGGAATCCCGGTGGACTCATTCAACTGGAACTGCCGGAAATTTCCTTTGTAGGAATGGGTTTTCACAGGACTGACGACAATGATTTTACAAATAATCCCGAAGCCTCCGGAACCCAGTCAGTTTCCAAAACAGGCATTAATTATTTCAGTGCAGCTTATCCATTTCAATTACTGGAAAGAAACATGATCGTTTCTTTAAGTTACCAGAATCTATATGATTTTACAAGGAAATGGAGTTTTCCTATTTATCAAAAAGGCATTGACTGGCATATTGATCAAAATGTGGATTATCAGTCAGACGGAAGTTTATCCGCCCTTGGCCTTGCCTACTGCATTGAGATTCTTCCCCGTATTTCCCTGGGCATGACATTAAACCTTTGGAACGACTGGTTTAAAAGAAATGAATGGGAAACAAAACATTATCAGTGGGGAACCGGGGAAGACGGGGGAGATGCTTTTACTTTTGAATCAAGGAGCATAGATGAGTATTCTTTCAACGGCTTTAATGCCAATTTCGGGATTTTATGGAAAATTAACGGCAGGCTGACTTTGGGAGCGGTTTTAAAGACTCCTTTTGAAGCAGACCTGGAAATCCGGCATAATTCTTTTGTATCCAGGCAATATACTGACCTGGGATATGGTTCTGTTAATGAGATTGACACAGTTGAAGATGCTGAACTGCAAATGCCCTTATCCTTTGGCGTTGGAGCTTCATACAGGTTTTCAAAGGCTTTTACAGCTTCAATGGATTTATATGGAACTAAATGGGACGACTTTATCCTGGAATCAGGAAATGGAAAAAAAACTTCCCCCATTACCGGGCTTTCAGAAGCAGAATCAGACATTGACCCAGCTTTACAGTTAAGGCTTGGGGCTGAATATTTGTTTATTCAGCCAAAATATGCGGTTCCTGTCCGGGCAGGTTTATTTTACGACCCGGCACCAGCACAGGGAAGCCCTGATAATATTTATGGAATAAGCATGGGTTCAGGCTTTGCCTATAAAAAATATATTTTTGATGCAGCATATCAATACCGCTTTGCCCGCAATATCGGCGAATCAATACTCAATGCCTGGGGATTTTCACAGGATATTGACGAGCATACCCTTTATTTTTCCCTGATTGTCCATTTTTAA
- a CDS encoding 4Fe-4S dicluster domain-containing protein gives MAHNINDSSYSQLVRRLNLHPQGAPPSELLFKILKMLFSQKEAELISLLPVKPFTVEKASRIWKTGLAGAQKLLDELADRAILVDIDRNGKSVYVLPPPMAGFFEFSLMRVRNDINQKALSELFYQYLNVEEDFIRDLFTRGETQLGRTFVHEPALSHENALYVLDYERASNIIKTASHRAIGVCYCRHKMLHMNKNCKAPLEICMTFNNSAGSLIKHGFARKVSVSEGLEKLQQAYEYGLVQFGENVRKNVNFICNCCGCCCEALITARRFAILNPLHTTNFIPEINKETCTGCGKCVEACPVEAMSLVSSNNPDKPKIKHARLNQDICLGCGVCVRVCPQDSIHLKSRPKRVITPLDGVNRVVLMAVERGTLQNLIFDNQVLWSHRALAGVLGVILKLPPFKQILANQQLKSRYLEAIVRRIKIY, from the coding sequence ATGGCTCACAACATAAATGACTCAAGTTATTCCCAACTGGTAAGAAGGCTGAATTTACACCCCCAGGGAGCGCCTCCCTCTGAGCTTTTATTTAAAATCCTGAAAATGCTTTTCAGTCAAAAAGAAGCCGAATTAATTTCACTGCTTCCTGTTAAACCTTTTACAGTTGAAAAAGCCAGCCGTATCTGGAAAACAGGTTTAGCTGGAGCGCAAAAACTCCTGGATGAACTGGCAGACAGGGCAATCCTGGTTGATATTGATAGAAACGGAAAATCTGTATATGTCCTGCCCCCGCCTATGGCCGGATTTTTTGAATTTTCTTTGATGCGTGTTAGAAATGATATTAATCAAAAGGCTTTAAGTGAGTTATTTTATCAATATTTAAATGTTGAAGAAGATTTTATCAGAGATCTTTTTACCAGAGGGGAGACCCAGCTTGGCAGAACCTTTGTGCATGAACCTGCTTTATCACATGAAAATGCACTATATGTGCTGGATTATGAGAGAGCCAGCAATATTATAAAAACTGCATCCCACAGAGCAATAGGTGTGTGTTACTGCCGTCATAAGATGCTGCATATGAACAAAAACTGCAAAGCTCCTCTTGAAATATGTATGACATTTAACAATAGTGCAGGCTCGCTTATCAAACATGGGTTTGCCAGAAAGGTAAGTGTTTCAGAAGGACTTGAGAAATTACAGCAGGCTTATGAATACGGTCTGGTTCAATTTGGTGAAAATGTAAGAAAAAATGTAAATTTTATATGCAATTGCTGCGGGTGCTGCTGTGAGGCATTGATTACAGCCCGGCGCTTTGCAATATTAAACCCCCTGCATACCACCAATTTTATACCTGAAATAAATAAAGAAACCTGTACAGGATGTGGAAAATGTGTGGAAGCTTGTCCTGTGGAAGCCATGAGCCTGGTTTCTTCCAATAATCCTGATAAACCCAAAATTAAACATGCAAGATTGAATCAAGACATATGTTTAGGATGCGGGGTCTGTGTCAGGGTTTGTCCACAAGACAGTATTCATCTAAAATCAAGACCCAAAAGAGTTATAACTCCATTAGACGGGGTAAACAGGGTTGTTTTAATGGCTGTTGAAAGGGGAACCTTGCAAAACCTGATCTTTGATAACCAGGTTCTATGGAGCCATCGGGCTTTGGCAGGTGTTTTAGGTGTTATTCTCAAACTTCCTCCTTTTAAACAGATACTTGCAAACCAGCAATTGAAATCACGTTATCTGGAGGCTATTGTCAGGCGTATAAAAATTTATTAA
- the kdsB gene encoding 3-deoxy-manno-octulosonate cytidylyltransferase, which yields MENNINRKIAVIIPARYASTRFQGKPLAYISGKPMIQRVYESAVKAFGITDVIVATDDHRIKSVVEAFGGKAVMTSEKNRSGTDRAADAADQLNLFADDIIINVQGDQPLLDSRCLEQLIAPFLENQQIEMTTLAFKIINKDEITNPKDVKLTFDSQGFALYFSRSPIPFGRDTDKFDTFKHLGVYAYTRRFLEIFRNLPAGKLESIEKLEQLRAIEYGHKIKVVVTEYDSPEVDLPDDIARIEKLLNSTSS from the coding sequence ATGGAAAATAATATTAACAGAAAAATCGCGGTTATTATCCCTGCAAGGTATGCTTCAACCCGCTTTCAAGGAAAGCCCCTTGCTTATATTTCAGGCAAACCCATGATTCAAAGGGTTTATGAAAGCGCAGTCAAAGCTTTTGGTATAACAGACGTAATTGTGGCAACGGATGACCATAGAATAAAATCAGTTGTAGAAGCCTTTGGAGGCAAAGCTGTCATGACCTCTGAAAAAAACCGTTCAGGTACTGACAGGGCTGCTGATGCAGCAGATCAATTAAATTTATTTGCAGATGATATAATTATAAATGTTCAAGGGGATCAGCCGCTTCTTGACTCCAGGTGCCTGGAGCAGTTAATAGCCCCTTTTTTAGAAAATCAGCAGATTGAAATGACCACCCTGGCTTTTAAAATAATAAACAAGGATGAAATTACCAATCCCAAAGATGTAAAACTAACATTTGACAGCCAGGGATTTGCCCTTTACTTTTCAAGATCACCTATTCCTTTTGGCAGGGATACTGATAAATTTGATACTTTCAAGCATTTAGGGGTTTATGCTTACACAAGAAGATTCTTGGAAATATTTAGAAATCTTCCAGCAGGAAAACTTGAATCAATTGAAAAGCTGGAGCAGTTAAGAGCAATTGAATACGGCCATAAAATCAAGGTGGTTGTTACAGAATATGATTCCCCTGAGGTTGATCTTCCAGACGATATAGCCAGGATTGAAAAACTGCTCAATAGTACTTCATCATAA
- the eno gene encoding phosphopyruvate hydratase: MTEIIDVKAREVLDSRGNPTIEVDMELACGAMGRAIVPSGASTGQREALELRDIESSRYNGKGVTTAVKNVINIIAPAILGMDAAKQFALDDRMIQLDDTPNKSALGANAILGVSMAAARAAAQAYGLPLYQYIGGINARYLPIPMMNVVNGGAHAANNLDIQEFMIIPFGAESISQAVRMGAETFHALKKILKDKGLNTAVGDEGGFAPNLESNEQALQLIMSAIEAAGYDAGKDIGLALDVAASEFYKDGKYILASENKNLSSEEIIDYFGNLAAKYPIVSIEDGLAESDWDGWALMTEKMGAGIQLVGDDVFVTNPGIFSEGIEKGIANSILIKLNQIGTLTETLDAIEMAKQSGYTTVISHRSGETEDTFIADLAVGVNAGQIKTGSMSRTDRIAKYNQLIRIEEELGGDASISDNLFMAG, encoded by the coding sequence ATGACTGAAATTATTGATGTAAAAGCAAGGGAAGTACTTGATTCAAGAGGAAATCCAACAATTGAGGTTGATATGGAACTGGCATGCGGCGCTATGGGCAGAGCAATAGTTCCTTCAGGAGCTTCAACAGGCCAGAGAGAAGCTTTGGAATTAAGGGATATTGAATCAAGCCGTTATAATGGTAAAGGCGTTACCACAGCAGTAAAAAATGTAATAAATATAATTGCACCTGCCATACTTGGCATGGATGCAGCAAAGCAGTTTGCTCTTGATGACCGTATGATCCAGTTAGATGATACACCCAATAAATCAGCTCTTGGAGCCAATGCCATACTTGGGGTATCAATGGCTGCTGCAAGGGCTGCTGCCCAGGCTTATGGACTCCCTCTTTATCAATATATCGGCGGTATTAATGCCAGGTATCTTCCTATACCTATGATGAATGTAGTAAACGGCGGGGCACATGCAGCCAATAACCTTGATATTCAAGAATTCATGATTATTCCATTTGGAGCTGAAAGCATTTCCCAGGCTGTGCGCATGGGAGCTGAAACCTTTCATGCTCTTAAAAAGATATTAAAAGATAAGGGCTTAAATACAGCAGTGGGTGATGAAGGAGGTTTTGCTCCAAATCTTGAATCCAATGAACAGGCTCTCCAGTTAATCATGAGTGCTATTGAAGCTGCAGGATATGATGCCGGCAAGGATATAGGGCTTGCCTTAGATGTTGCAGCCAGTGAATTTTATAAGGATGGTAAATATATCCTGGCTTCTGAAAACAAGAATCTTTCATCAGAAGAGATTATAGACTATTTTGGCAATCTTGCTGCAAAATATCCTATTGTTTCCATTGAAGACGGTCTTGCAGAAAGTGACTGGGACGGATGGGCTTTAATGACTGAAAAAATGGGGGCAGGGATTCAGCTTGTAGGTGATGATGTTTTTGTTACAAATCCCGGGATATTTAGTGAAGGTATTGAAAAAGGAATTGCAAACTCTATTCTTATTAAATTAAACCAGATTGGAACACTAACTGAAACTCTGGATGCAATAGAAATGGCAAAACAGTCAGGTTATACTACTGTTATTTCACATAGATCGGGTGAAACTGAAGATACATTTATTGCAGATCTTGCAGTAGGTGTTAATGCAGGCCAGATTAAAACAGGTTCCATGTCAAGAACAGACAGGATTGCAAAATATAATCAGCTTATAAGGATTGAGGAAGAACTTGGAGGTGATGCCTCAATTTCTGATAATCTTTTTATGGCAGGATAA